The following coding sequences lie in one Aspergillus luchuensis IFO 4308 DNA, chromosome 8, nearly complete sequence genomic window:
- a CDS encoding aspartate-semialdehyde dehydrogenase family protein (BUSCO:EOG09262YAU;~COG:E;~EggNog:ENOG410PHPF;~InterPro:IPR036291,IPR012280,IPR000534,IPR005676;~PFAM:PF02774,PF01118;~go_function: GO:0016620 - oxidoreductase activity, acting on the aldehyde or oxo group of donors, NAD or NADP as acceptor [Evidence IEA];~go_function: GO:0046983 - protein dimerization activity [Evidence IEA];~go_function: GO:0050661 - NADP binding [Evidence IEA];~go_function: GO:0051287 - NAD binding [Evidence IEA];~go_process: GO:0008652 - cellular amino acid biosynthetic process [Evidence IEA];~go_process: GO:0055114 - oxidation-reduction process [Evidence IEA]): MASYPKKKCGVLGATGSVGQRFILLLADHPFLELHAVGASERSAGKQYKDAVRWKQSTAMSEKLSTLVLRDCKAEQFADCDLVFSGLNSDIAGDVEMEFIKADIPVFSNAKNYRKHPLVPLVVPTVNPHHLDLIPHQRKHFGLKKGFLVCNSNCAVIGVVIPFAALQAKFGPVEEVEVFTEQALSGAGYPGVPSMDILDNVIPFISGEEDKLENEAQKILGSLNADATAFEEQSGLRVGATCTRVGVTDGHMAFVSLRFKNRPAPSAEQVAQAMREYQSEAQKLGAPSAPAQAIRVFDEPDRPQPRLDRDISKGYTVSVGRVRDGNEGGYFDLRFAALSHNTVIGAAGSSILNAEVAVIKGYI; encoded by the exons ATGGCCTCGTATCCTAAGAAGAAGTGCG GTGTTTTGGGCGCCACCGGCTCCGTGGGCCAGCGGtttatcctcctccttgccgACCACCCTTTCCTGGAGCTGCACGCCGTCGGTGCGTCTGAGCGTTCTGCGGGCAAACAGTACAAGGATGCCGTGAGATGGAAGCAGTCTACGGCTATGTCGGAGAAGCTTAGCACACTCGTCCTTCGCGACTGCAAGGCTGAACAGTTCGCTGACTGCGATCTCGTCTTCTCTGGACTCAACAGCGACATTGCGGGTGACGTTG AGATGGAATTCATCAAGGCCGATATCCCCGTTTTCTCGAATGCGAAGAACTACCGCAAGCACCCTCTCGTCCCTCTCGTCGTCCCCACCGtcaacccccaccacctgGACCTCATCCCTCACCAGCGCAAACACTTCGGCCTGAAGAAGGGATTCTTGGTTTGCAACTCTAACTGCGCTGTCATTGGTGTTGTCATCCCGTTCGCTGCCCTGCAGGCCAAGTTTGGACctgttgaggaggtggaagTCTTCACCGAGCAGGCTCTCTCTGGAGCTGGTTACCCGGGTGTCCCCAGCATGGACATCCTGGACAATGTCATTCCTTTCATCAGCGGTGAGGAAGACAAGCTTGAGAACGAAGCTCAGAAGATCTTGGGCTCCTTGAACGCCGATGCTACTGCTTTCGAAGAGCAGTCCGGTCTCCGTGTTGGCGCCACTTGCACTCGTGTTGGAGTCACTGACGGTCACATGGCGTTTGTTTCCTTGCGCTTCAAGAACCGCCCCGCTCCCAGCGCAGAGCAGGTGGCCCAGGCCATGAGGGAGTACCAGTCGGAGGCTCAGAAGCTGGGCGCTCCTTCTGCACCCGCGCAGGCTATCCGGGTGTTCGACGAGCCCGACAGACCCCAGCCTAGACTGGACCGGGACATCTCCAAGGGCTACACCGTTAGCGTTGGACGGGTGCGCGACGGCAACGAGGGTGGCTATTTCGATCTCCGCTTTGCTGCTCTTTCCCACAACACCGTTATCGGTGCTGCTGGATCGTCCATCCTCAACGCGGAGGTTGCTGTCATCAAGGGCTACATCTAA
- a CDS encoding uncharacterized protein (CAZy:AA4;~COG:C;~EggNog:ENOG410PGHW;~InterPro:IPR016171,IPR006094,IPR036318,IPR004113, IPR016164,IPR016166,IPR016167,IPR016169;~PFAM:PF02913,PF01565;~go_function: GO:0003824 - catalytic activity [Evidence IEA];~go_function: GO:0016491 - oxidoreductase activity [Evidence IEA];~go_function: GO:0050660 - flavin adenine dinucleotide binding [Evidence IEA];~go_function: GO:0071949 - FAD binding [Evidence IEA];~go_process: GO:0055114 - oxidation-reduction process [Evidence IEA]), producing the protein MRPLSQVPRAFPAHFRALQCRPSALSPRYSFPLQGAVRWSGSSKAGHKNDANAGQENGANTGPSGNRSGSRTSGRTLLASALAAGVGYAYAVTSGQSQSLNSKHPKYGSAKDFEKAIAELRATLGDEVISTDKDDLQQHGFSEWSSVNADRLPVAIAYPASTEDVSKIAKICHKYKMPMIPYSGGSSLEANFSAPLGGLTIDFVTMNKILELHESDMDVVVQPSIQWMDLNEKIKDSGLFFPVDPGPSAMIGGMIGTNCSGTNAVRYGTMKDWVINLTVVLADGRVIKTRRRPRKTSAGYNLTGMFVGSEGTLGIVTEATLKLTPIPEQTRVGVVTFPTVRDAASTAMQLVRKGIQVQCMEILDEIQMDVINRAGGTGRTWKKLPTLFFKFSGTKAGVADSINLTKALAKNNNASSFEFARDEREAHDLWSARKQSLWSMLALRERGSEVWSTDVSVPISRLPDIIEISKKELDDLGIFASILGHIGDGNFHASILYDRTIQEERERVEKVVYDMVDRALEMEGSCTGEHGVGLGKKDSLKKELGPATIGIMRSIKKSLDPHWLLNPGKIFDYEDEA; encoded by the exons ATGCGGCCGCTCAGCCAGGTGCCTCGGGCATTCCCCGCACATTTCCGCGCCCTTCAATGCCGGCCCAGCGCCCTCTCGCCACGctattccttccctcttcaaGGAGCAGTGCGTTGGTCTGGTAGTTCAAAGGCAGGACACAAGAATGACGCCAATGCTGGACAGGAAAACGGTGCCAATACTGGGCCTTCTGGCAACCGTTCAGGCTCGCGGACTTCAGGCAGGACCCTGTTAGCCTCTGCCTTGGCTGCAGGGGTCGGCTATGCATATGCTGTGACGAGCGGACAGTCCCAGTCCTTGAATAGCAAGCATCCCAAGTATGGATCTGCGAAGGATTTTGAGAAG GCCATTGCAGAACTGCGAGCCACGCTAGGCGATGAGGTCATCAGCACCGACAAGGACGATCTTCAACAACATGGGTTTTCAGAATGGTCCAGCGTCAATGCTGATCGTCTGCCAGTTGCCATTGCCTACCCGGCGAGTACAGAGGATGTTTCCAAGATCGCCAAGATCTGTCACAAATACAAAATGCCAATGATACCCTACTCCGGAGGTTCTAGTCTGGAGGCCAATTTTTCGGCCCCTCTAGGCGGATTGACCATTGATTTCGTGACGATGAATAAGATACTTGAGTTGCACGAATCTGATATGGACGTGGTGGTTCAACCGTCTATTCAATGGATGGATCTGAATGAGAAGATTAAGGACAGCggtctcttctttcccgttGACCCGGGACCGTCTGCAATGATAGGTGGCATGATTGGGACAAACTGCAGCGGAACCAATGCCGTGAGGTACGGGACCATGAAAGACTGGGTAATTAACCTTACTGTCGTGCTGGCGGATGGTCGGGTCATTAAGACACGTCGCCGTCCACGCAAAACTTCAGCTGGGTATAACCTGACAGGAATGTTTGTTGGGTCTGAAGGAACACTTGGTATTGTGACTGAAGCTACCCTGAAATTGACGCCGATTCCAGAGCAAACTCGTGTCGGCGTGGTGACCTTCCCCACTGTACGTGATGCGGCATCCACTGCCATGCAGCTTGTTCGAAAAGGGATTCAAGTACAGTGCATGGAGATTCTTGATGAGATACAGATGGATGTCATCAACCGCGCTGGAggaactggaagaacatGGAAGAAATTGCCCACTCTGTTCTTCAAGTTCTCCGGCACCAAAGCTGGGGTCGCGGATAGCATTAACCTGACCAAAGCACTAGCAAAGAACAATAACGCAAGCTCGTTCGAATTTGCAAGAGATGAACGAGAAGCTCACGATTTATGGTCTGCGCGAAAACAATCGCTATGGAGTATGCTGGCTCTAAGAGAGCGAGGATCCGAAGTATGGTCAACCGACGTTTCCGTGCCGATCTCTAGATTGCCAGACATTATTG AAATCTCCAAGAAAGAACTCGATGACCTGGGAATCTTTGCCAGTATCCTTGGGCATATCGGAGATGGCAACTTCCATGCAAGTATCTTATATGATCGCACTattcaagaagaaagggagcgAGTAGAGAAGGTTGTGTACGACATGGTCGATCGTGCATTAGAAATGGAAGGCTCTTGCACT GGTGAACATGGTGTGGGATTGGGCAAGAAAGATTCACTGAAAAAGGAGCTTGGCCCAGCCACGATTGGAATTATGCGTTCCATCAAGAAGTCTCTCGACCCACACTGGTTATTGAATCCTGGCAAGATCTTCGATTATGAGGACGAAGCATAG
- the RPS4 gene encoding 40S ribosomal protein eS4 (COG:J;~EggNog:ENOG410PFCX;~InterPro:IPR041982,IPR032277,IPR038237,IPR000876, IPR002942,IPR018199,IPR013843,IPR013845,IPR014722;~PFAM:PF00900,PF08071,PF01479,PF16121;~go_component: GO:0005840 - ribosome [Evidence IEA];~go_function: GO:0003723 - RNA binding [Evidence IEA];~go_function: GO:0003735 - structural constituent of ribosome [Evidence IEA];~go_process: GO:0006412 - translation [Evidence IEA]) produces MPRGPKKHQKRLSAPSHWLLDKMSGTYAPKASPGPHKLRDCLPLIVFIRNRLKYALNGRETKAIMMQRLIKVDGKVRTDPTYPAGFMDVIGIEKTGENFRLIYDTKGRFTVHRIQAEEAEYKLCKVKRVQLGKGGIPFLVTHDARTIRYPDPAIKVNDTVKIDIATGKIADFVKFDTGVVAMATGGRNMGRVGVVTHRERHDGGFNIVHIKDAIDNTFATRESNVFVIGQDKPWISLPKGKGVKLSIAEERDRRRALQ; encoded by the exons ATGCCTCGCGGACC TAAGAAGCACCAGAAGCGCCTTAGCGCGCCTTCTCACTGGCTCCTGGACAAGATGTCCGGAACCTACGCCCCCAAGGCCTCCCCCGGTCCTCACAAGCTCCGGGACTGCCTGCCCCTGATCGTCTTCATCCGCAACCG TCTCAAGTACGCCCTTAACGGCCGTGAGACCAAGGCGATCATGATGCAGCGTCTGATCAAGGTCGACGGCAAGGTCCGCACCGACCCTACCTACCCCGCTGGTTTCATGGACGTCATCGGCATCGAGAAGACCGGCGAGAACTTCCGTCTCATCTACGACACCAAGGGTCGCTTCACCGTCCACCGCATCCAGGCTGAGGAGGCCGAGTACAAGCTCTGCAAAGTCAAGCGTGTTCAGCTCGGCAAGGGCGGGATCCCATTCTTGGTTACGCACGATGCGAGAAC CATCCGTTACCCCGACCCCGCCATCAAGGTTAACGACACCGTGAAGATCGACATTGCCACTGGCAAGATCGCCGACTTCGTCAAGTTCGACACTGGTGTTGTCGCCATGGCCACCGGTGGTCGTAACATGGGTCGTGTCGGTGTCGTCACCCACCGTGAGCGCCACGATGGTGGTTTCAACATCGTCCACATCAAGGACGCTATTGACAACACCTTCGCCACCCGTGAGTCCAACGTCTTCGTCATCGGTCAGGACAAGCCCTGGATCTCCCTgcccaagggcaagggtgtCAAGCTCTCCATCGCCGAGGAGCGTGACCGCCGCCGTGCCCTCCAGTAG
- a CDS encoding uncharacterized protein (COG:S;~EggNog:ENOG410PU4R) yields MNTHPIDGVRLADMPDQQSIRLSHEVERLVTAPYAPSFQDLYSLTQSTTSQSIRLWASHKPCQIGALVDVLVDGLSRSRFALPLLETFVSAPAVRDALLERHPCLLDQFLQGAVGNDKAEYALVCTAILSSPLPPEFMIPARLTQFMEKMIRTMGEDPRAENILPLNQISNGIKRSPRLLEEIPSEVMASLQVELTKTLRNLSDHMGNLLCLATFARMASLEDPGTEKGCVRFVPSWLQSVNHFFGPKRGLKTLDLVVLRVILACSDSCSDLTVDKAAESIRLAIEICDRVEPEQRESWVKANGSKIAKLREKITRSGIDSGVQMLGATFLASLLPVAALSTDIARVAVDGLISRDSKFVLGVLTSEYIPRLVGASVACLGVTAIRSLLEYIVSSLDTTSSPSLTHILVAKSLVTGLHSASLNSAIFAEPLEQCQQVLWKIIESFPRNHALSSCHGSQECGAARSQLENELIYGFLSFYLHALLSQTTTQDTIAGNATLQMFLAQNKQLLHGQKCSFSEAESSRAAKTYTTLNVREGVSAPSSRSDWRSSMSETLMLNARVSNDSLMRKMEEVCYDLEQRCDDVEAPLRAMEQERNAISAEAQQLREQNGALELQVQQASDTMGGLRLEISRLETHAEAASIRAEELSATLDAARRDLEDQRREFQDNMASEVEKARTRELDLVASITERDDQLESLHDEMIAQRAENTNLQNALDEASKEKSSLIKTNDSLNQNLAGLEEKLRQSELLLVQKDEYKEQILSEKADTERGMEALRIQVGLLIFQWQELRHANGFMQLEEERMKSRQLASTLEKTERGLQVEQETVRDYEAQLSAASTKYETQKEEIFSLRMAMQAAASDATKELQAKDKRIHHLEKKVQQLRNERAAKAREFSEAQQHIGRLMNVMGIRVDTDGTRPPSKQTRKSSARPSTTTMTQQTQPAELQTQPENSQVEPFENNLPSPPCRSPKRTMDNAFPPADPSSQQIRGGRKSRNVTPQHRRTPLEDADLNSQPCAQRSPASQRSECGTSDQVRTRASLEENQLQHIDLDMDLEFSKDFLFTSTSLSTANDPTQQ; encoded by the exons ATGAATACTCACCCCATAGATGGAGTCAGGTTAGCAGATATGCCAGATCAACAGAGTATTCGCTTGAGTCACGAGGTGGAACGCCTCGTTACCGCCCCTTATGCACCTTCATTTCAG GACCTATATAGCTTGACTCAATCAACAACGTCACAAAGCATTCGATTGTGGGCCTCTCACAAGCCCTGTCAAATCGGGGCTCTAGTTGACGTGCTCGTGGATGGTCTATCGCGCTCTCGTTTCGCGTTGCCTCTACTTGAGACATTCG TTTCAGCACCCGCTGTTCGGGATGCTTTGCTGGAGCGACATCCATGTCTTCTCGATCAGTTCCTTCAAGGTGCTGTCGGCAATGACAAGGCAGAG TATGCTTTGGTGTGCACCGCCATCCTATCGTCTCCTCTACCGCCTGAGTTCATGATCCCCGCACGCTTGACACAGTTTATGGAAAAGATGATACGTACGATGGGAGAAGATCCCCGTGCAGAAAACATCCTTCCTCTGAACCAAATCTCTAATGGCATCAAAAGATCCCCTCGGCTCCTCGAAGAAATCCCGTCGGAGGTGATGGCTAGCCTTCAGGTAGAGCTCACGAAAACGCTGCGTAACCTGAGTGACCACATGGGCAACCTTCTCTGTCTAGCAACTTTTGCACGCATGGCTTCCTTAGAAGATCCGGGGACCGAGAAAGGCTGTGTGCGGTTTGTTCCGTCATGGTTGCAAAGCGTCAACCATTTCTTTGGCCCCAAGCGGGGTCTCAAAACTTTGGACCTCGTCGTCCTGCGCGTCATTCTCGCTTGCTCTGATAGCTGCAGTGACTTAACGGTAGACAAAGCAGCCGAGAGTATTCGTTTGGCCATCGAGATATGTGATAGAGTTGAGCCAGAACAGAGAGAAAGCTGGGTCAAGGCAAACGGCTCAAAGATTGCCAAGCTACGGGAGAAGATCACCAGGAGTGGTATTGATTCTGGAGTGCAGATGCTA GGTGCGACATTTTTGGCATCGCTGCTTCCAGTTGCCGCATTATCAACCGATATAGCCCGAGTTGCTGTCGATGGGCTTATAAGTCGAGACAGCAAGTTCGTGCTAGGTGTGCTGACATCAGAGTATATACCACGCCTTGTAGGGGCAAGTGTG GCGTGTTTAGGCGTGACCGCGATACGCAGTCTGCTTGAATATATTGTGTCTTCTTTAGATACTACCAGCTCGCCGAGCCTGACTCATATTCTGGTGGCCAAGTCGTTGGTCACGGGGCTGCATTCGGCATCGCTGAACTCCGCTATCTTTGCGGAACCTCTTGAACAATGTCAGCAAGTCCTGTGGAAAATAATTGAAAGCTTCCCGAGAAATCACGCTTTATCATCATGCCACGGCTCTCAAGAATGCGGAGCTGCACGTTCACAACTGGAAAATGAACTAATATATGGCTTTTTATCCTTCTACCTTCACGCACTGCTATCACAGACCACAACTCAGGACACGATAGCTGGTAATGCCACCCTGCAGATGTTTCTGGCTCAAAACAAGCAGCTACTACACGGCCAAAAATGCTCGTTCTCAGAAGCAGAATCATCTCGTGCCGCCAAAACCTATACGACACTCAACGTCCGTGAGGGTGTTTCCGCGCCTAGTTCGCGGTCTGACTGGAGGAGCTCTATGTCAGAAACACTCATGCTTAATGCGCGCGTGTCGAACGACAGCCTTATGCGtaagatggaggaggtgtgCTATGATCTCGAACAACgatgtgatgatgtcgaagccCCACTGCGGGCGATGGAGCAAGAGCGGAACGCGATTTCAGCCGAGGCGCAGCAGCTAAGGGAACAAAATGGCGCATTGGAGCTGCAAGTTCAACAAGCATCCGATACAATGGGCGGGCTTCGGCTGGAGATTTCTCGCTTAGAGACCCATGCGGAAGCTGCATCCATCCGTGCTGAAGAATTGTCGGCAACTCTCGACGCAGCTCGGAGAGATCTTGAAGACCAGAGGCGCGAGTTTCAAGACAATATGGCAAGCGAGGTAGAAAAGGCCCGAACTAGGGAGTTGGACTTGGTCGCATCTATAACTGAAAGAGATGATCAGCTGGAATCGTTGCACGATGAGATGATAGCCCAAAGGGCCGAGAACACGAACCTGCAAAACGCTCTAGATGAAGCCTCGAAAGAGAAATCCTCCCTAATCAAAACTAATGACTCCCTCAACCAGAATTTGGCGGGACTTGAAGAGAAGCTCCGACAAAGCGAACTGCTTCTAGTTCAAAAGGATGAATACAAAGAGCAGATTCTATCCGAGAAGGCAGACACTGAGAGAGGAATGGAAGCCCTTCGCATCCAGGTAGGATTACTAATATTCCAATGGCAGGAATTGAGACATGCTAATGGGTTTATGCAgcttgaggaagagaggatgaAATCCCGCCAGTTGGCGTCCACGCTCGAGAAAACCGAAAGGGGCCTTCAAGTAGAACAAGAAACTGTCCGAGATTATGAGGCGCAACTTTCGGCGGCAAGTACGAAG TACGAGACCCAAAAGGAAGAAATATTCTCGCTGCGTATGGCCATGCAGGCAGCCGCATCCGACGCCACAAAGGAGCTGCAAGCGAAGGATAAGCGGATACACCacctggagaagaag GTACAACAACTACGAAATGAGCGAGCCGCAAAAGCCCGGGAATTTTCTGAGGCCCAGCAACATATCGGACGCCTTATGAATGTTATGGGGATCCGAGTTGATACCGACGGGACGAGACCCCCGAGCAAACAGACGAGGAAGTCTAGTGCAAGGCCCTCCACAACAACCATGACACAGCAAACGCAACCGGCGGAGCTCCAAACACAACCGGAGAACTCACAGGTGGAACCGTTTGAAAATAACCTGCCGTCTCCTCCTTGCCGGAGCCCGAAAAGGACTATGGATAATGCATTTCCTCCGGCTGATCCATCATCGCAGCAAATAAGGGGAGGCAGAAAGTCTAGGAATGTAACACCCCAGCACAGGCGAACACCTCTCGAAGATGCCGACCTAAATAGCCAGCCGTGCGCACAGCGAAGCCCCGCGTCACAACGCAGCGAATGTGGCACTTCCGACCAAGTTCGGACTCGCGCCAGCTTGGAAGAGAACCAACTTCAGCACATAGACCTGGACATGGATCTGGAGTTTTCGAAGGATTTCCTCTTCACAAGCACGTCCTTGTCCACGGCCAATGATCCGACACAGCAGTAG